One genomic window of Oryctolagus cuniculus chromosome 11, mOryCun1.1, whole genome shotgun sequence includes the following:
- the LOC138844255 gene encoding zinc finger protein Rlf-like gives CVINYFASFHLPLPRIKDSETGQHSSGQENTVKNATHVPKENFRKHSQPRSFDLKTYKPMGFESSFLKFIQESEEKEDDFDDWEPSEHLTLSNSSQPSNDLTGSVMANNLVNDNDPDVNIPHSSSDSTIHENLTAIPPLIVAETTTVPSLENLRVVLDKALTDCGELALKQLHYLRPVVVLERSKFSTPILDLFPAKKTDELCVGSS, from the coding sequence TGTGTCATTAATTACTTTGCAAGTTTCCACCTGCCTTTACCAAGAATCAAAGACTCAGAAACTGGGCAGCATAGTTCAGGGCAAGAAAACACTGTAAAAAATGCAACCCATGTCCCAAAAGAGAATTTTAGGAAGCATTCACAGCCCAGGTCATTTGATTTGAAGACTTACAAGCCTATGGGATTTGaatcttcatttctgaaatttattcaggaaagtgaagagaaagaAGATGATTTTGATGATTGGGAGCCTTCAGAGCACTTAACATTAAGTAATTCTTCACAGCCCAGCAATGACTTAACAGGGAGTGTTATGGCAAATAATTTGGTGAATGACAATGACCCTGATGTTAACATACCTCATTCTTCCAGTGACTCTACAATTCATGAGAACCTGACTGCAATCCCACCTTTAATAGTAGCTGAAACCACAACAGTTCCTTCCTTGGAGAACCTGAGGGTCGTTTTGGACAAAGCATTAACAGACTGTGGAGAGCTTGCCTTAAAACAGCTTCATTATCTTCGGCCAGTGGTTGTCCTTGAAAGATCTAAGTTTTCCACAccaattttagatttatttccagCAAAAAAAACAGATGAGCTTTGTGTAGGAAGTTCCTAA